Proteins co-encoded in one Lynx canadensis isolate LIC74 chromosome C1, mLynCan4.pri.v2, whole genome shotgun sequence genomic window:
- the MARS2 gene encoding methionine--tRNA ligase, mitochondrial, translating to MVQISALRLLRRPGTRGVSLLEYSTPRHYSSAPLRARDDARDARAFFTTPIFYVNAAPHIGHLYSALLADALCRHRRLRVPSAAATRFSTGTDEHGLKIQQAAAAAGLAPTELCDRVSAQFQQLFREAGISSTDFIRTTEVRHRIAVQHFWGLLKARGLLYKGLYEGWYCASEECFLPEAKVTRQPSSSGNSCPVSLESGHPVVWTKEENYIFRLSQFREPLQQWLRGDPQAITPEPFHHAVLQWLEEELPDLSVSRRSSHLHWGIPVPGDDSQTIYVWLDALVNYLTVIGYPNAEFKSWWPTTSHIIGKDILKFHAIYWPALLLGAGMSPPHRIYVHSHWTVCGQKMSKSLGNVVDPRTCLDRYTVDGFRYFLLRQGVPNWDCDYYDEKVVKLLDSELADALGGLLNRCTANRINPSGTYPVFCTTCFPSEPGLVGPSVRAQAEDYALVNAVATLPKQVADHYDNFQIYKALEAVSSCVRQTNGFVQRHAPWKLNWESPVDAPWLGTVLHVALECLRVFGTLLQPVTPSLADKLLSRLGVSATERGLGELCFLPRFYGHPCPFEGRRLGPETGLLFPRLDQSRAWLVKAHRT from the coding sequence ATGGTGCAGATTTCTGCCCTGCGGCTGCTAAGACGGCCGGGGACGAGAGGAGTCTCGCTCCTGGAGTACTCTACCCCCCGCCACTACAGTTCGGCCCCTCTCCGTGCCCGCGACGATGCTCGCGACGCGCGCGCTTTCTTCACGACACCCATTTTCTACGTGAACGCGGCGCCGCACATCGGGCACCTGTACTCGGCGCTACTGGCAGACGCCTTGTGCCGCCACCGTCGCCTCCGAGTTCCCAGCGCCGCCGCCACGCGATTCTCCACTGGTACCGACGAGCATGGCCTGAAGATTCAGCAAGCAGCAGCCGCTGCGGGCCTGGCCCCGACCGAGCTGTGCGACCGAGTCTCTGCCCAGTTCCAGCAGCTTTTTCGGGAGGCTGGCATCTCCTCTACCGACTTCATCCGCACCACCGAAGTCCGGCACCGGATCGCTGTGCAGCATTTCTGGGGATTGCTGAAGGCCCGGGGTCTGCTCTACAAGGGTCTCTATGAAGGTTGGTATTGCGCCTCCGAAGAGTGCTTCCTGCCTGAGGCCAAGGTCACCAGGCAGCCGAGTTCCTCGGGGAATTCGTGTCCTGTGTCTTTAGAGAGTGGGCATCCCGTAGTCTGGACCAAGGAAGAAAACTACATTTTCAGGCTTTCTCAGTTCCGAGAGCCTCTTCAGCAGTGGCTGCGGGGCGACCCTCAGGCAATCACCCCTGAGCCATTTCATCACGCAGTTCTTCAGTGGCTAGAGGAGGAGCTGCCAGACCTGTCAGTCTCTCGAAGGAGCAGCCACTTGCATTGGGGCATTCCTGTGCCCGGGGACGACTCGCAGACCATCTACGTATGGCTGGATGCCTTGGTCAACTACCTTACTGTAATTGGCTACCCAAATGCTGAGTTCAAATCTTGGTGGCCAACCACCTCTCATATCATAGGCAAGGACATTCTTAAATTCCACGCTATCTATTGGCCTGCCCTCCTCTTAGGGGCCGGCATGAGCCCACCACACCGCATCTATGTCCACTCACACTGGACGGTCTGTGGCCAAAAGATGTCCAAAAGCTTGGGCAACGTGGTGGATCCCAGGACTTGCCTTGATCGCTATACTGTGGATGGCTTCCGATACTTTCTTCTTCGGCAGGGCGTCCCCAACTGGGACTGTGATTACTATGATGAAAAGGTGGTTAAGTTGCTAGATTCCGAGCTGGCAGATGCTTTGGGAGGCCTCTTGAACCGGTGTACTGCCAATAGAATAAATCCTTCTGGGACCTATCCGGTTTTCTGCACTACCTGCTTTCCCAGTGAGCCAGGGTTGGTGGGGCCGTCAGTTCGTGCTCAGGCAGAGGACTATGCTTTGGTGAATGCAGTGGCCACTCTGCCCAAGCAGGTAGCCGACCACTATGATAACTTTCAGATCTATAAAGCTCTGGAGGCAGTGTCCAGCTGTGTCCGGCAAACTAATGGCTTTGTCCAAAGGCATGCACCGTGGAAGTTGAACTGGGAGAGCCCAGTGGATGCCCCCTGGCTGGGTACTGTGCTTCATGTAGCCTTGGAATGTTTGCGAGTCTTTGGAACTTTGCTCCAGCCTGTCACCCCAAGCCTAGCTGATAAGCTGCTATCCAGGTTGGGGGTGTCTGCCACAGAGAGGGGCCTTGGAGAGCTCTGTTTCTTGCCTCGATTCTATGGACATCCATGTCCTTTtgaagggaggaggctgggaccTGAAACTGGGCTCTTGTTTCCAAGACTAGACCAGTCTAGGGCCTGGCTGGTAAAAGCCCATAGGACCTAG